The Oncorhynchus masou masou isolate Uvic2021 chromosome 31, UVic_Omas_1.1, whole genome shotgun sequence genome includes a region encoding these proteins:
- the LOC135524475 gene encoding coactosin-like protein translates to MATRIDKEACREAYNLVRDDNTEINWAAFKYEGHMIVPAGQGTDYEEFKSQCTDDVRLFGFVRITTGDAMSKRAKFTLITWIGENVSGLQRAKISTDKTLVKDIVQNFAKEFMISDPRELEEDYIRTELKKAGGANYDAQGE, encoded by the exons ATGGCAACACGAATCGATAAAGAGGCTTGCAGGGAAGCTTATAACCTCGTCAGAGACGATAACACAGAGATAAACTG GGCCGCGTTTAAATATGAGGGTCATATGATTGTGCCGGCGGGCCAGGGGACTGATTATGAAGAATTCAAGAGTCAGTGCACAG atgATGTGCGTCTCTTTGGCTTTGTGCGGATCACGACGGGTGATGCCATGAGCAAGCGTGCCAAGTTCACCCTCATCACCTGGATAGGGGAAAACGTGAGCGGCCTGCAGCGTGCCAAGATCAGCACTGACAAGACATTGGTGAAAGACATTGTCCAG AACTTTGCCAAGGAGTTCATGATCAGTGATCCTCGTGAGTTGGAGGAGGACTACATTCGCACCGAGCTGAAGAAGGCGGGTGGGGCCAACTATGACGCccagggagagtag